One window of Phalacrocorax aristotelis chromosome 26, bGulAri2.1, whole genome shotgun sequence genomic DNA carries:
- the LOC142048549 gene encoding lens fiber major intrinsic protein, whose product MGQSSPPLPSKAAPRIEGCSSGVSPLSWGCRVALGVPAGGTSPCVTQPLPRAAKQLTGGWQQWDPTPGAGQRGPYKGGCGHPRGGERGHGGQRGQAMRELRSSSFWRAILAEFLGSFLYALLGLGASLRWAPGPPSVLGAALAFGLAQATLVQALGHVSGGHVNPAITLGFLLASQLSLPRALGYLLAQLLGALAGAGVLYGVTPAPIRGTLGLSALHPSVGLGQGTVVELLLTAQFVLCVLASFDDRHDGRPGSAALPIGFSLTLSHLFGIHYTGAGMNPARSFAPAVITRNFTNHWVYWAGPLLGAALGAVLYEFALCPRPRSLAERLAALKGEPPAAEPPPEPPAEPLELKTLELKTQGL is encoded by the exons ATGGGTCAGAgctccccccccctcccaagCAAGGCAGCGCCAAGGATTGAGGGGTGCAGCTCTGGGGTGTCCCCACTATCCTGGGGGTGCAGGGTTGCCCTGGGGGTCCCTGCAGGGGGGACCTCGCCATGTGtcacccagcccctgccccgggcAGCGAAGCAGTTAACGGGGGGGTGGCAGCAGTGGGATCCCACCCCCGGGGCCGGCCAGAGGGGGCCTTATAAAGGTGGGTGCGGGCacccccggggaggggagcggggccaCGGAGGGCAGCGGGGCCAGGCCATGCGGGAGCTGCGCTCGTCCTCCTTCTGGAGGGCCATCCTGGCCGAGTTCCTGGGCAGCTTCCTCTAtgccctgctggggctgggggcctCCCTGCGCTGGGCCCCAGGCCCCCCCAGCGTCCTGGGGGCCGCCCTGGCCTTCGGGCTGGCCCAGGCCACCCTGGTGCAGGCGCTGGGCCATGTCAGCGGGGGCCACGTCAACCCGGCCATCACCCTGGGCTTCCTGCTGGCCTcgcagctctccctgccccgCGCCCTGGGCTACCTCCTGGCCCAGCTGCTGGGCGCCCTGGCCGGGGCCGGCGTGCTCTACGGGGTGACGCCAGCCCCCATCCGCGGCACCCTCGGCCTCAGCGCG CTGCACCCCAGCGTGGGCCTGGGCCAGGGCACAGTGGTGGAGCTGCTCCTGACCGCCCAGTTCGTCCTCTGCGTCTTGGCCAGCTTCGATGACCGCCACGACGGGCGCCCGGGCTCGGCCGCATTGCCCATCGGCTTCTCCCTCACCCTGAGCCATCTCTTTGGG ATCCACTACACGGGCGCTGGCATGAACCCCGCACGCTCCTTCGCCCCCGCCGTCATCACCCGCAACTTCACCAACCACTGG GTGTACTGGGCGGGCCCGCTGCTGGGCGCGGCGCTGGGCGCGGTGCTGTACGAGTTCGCGCTGTGCCCGCGGCCGCGCAGCCTGGCCGAGCGCCTGGCCGCCCTCAAGGGAGAGCCGCCCGCCGCCGAGCCGCCGCCCGAGCCGCCGGCCGAGCCGCTGGAGCTGAAGACGCTGGAGCTGAAGACGCAGGGCCTGTag
- the LOC142048551 gene encoding LOW QUALITY PROTEIN: aquaporin-2-like (The sequence of the model RefSeq protein was modified relative to this genomic sequence to represent the inferred CDS: deleted 2 bases in 1 codon) — protein MAIGEELRSGRFWRGVLAEASATLIFVGVVLGASATPGPLAPALAGGLVAGGLACTLGAPQANPALTLALLCTRKLSALRGAAGLLAQCAGAVLASAAARRVLPDDTSLVTRVSVAGTAGQALAWETFATFQLALAAFAAADGAAPQGGLVLGSAVAAGALAAGPFSGGSMNPARSLGPAIVTGIWDDHWVYWLGPVLGAVLAGLAYEFVFAPGASREKLGACLACRDVALVETTSPSRSSPSACGPPVPLAERGQDMA, from the exons ATGGCCATCGGGGAG GAGCTGCGGAGTGGGCGCTTCTGGCGGGGAGTGCTGGCGGAGGCATCAGCGACGCTCATCTTCGTGGGGGTGGTGCTGGGTGCCTCAGCGACCCCCGGGCCCCTGGCACCAGCGCTGGCCGGGGGGCTGGTGGCCGGGGGGTTGGCCTGCACCCTCGGGGCACCCCAGGCCAACCCGGCGCTcaccctggccctgctctgtACCCGCAAGCTGAGCGCCCTGCGTGGGGCCGCCGGGCTCCTGGCCCAGTGTGCTGGGGCCGTGCTggcctccgccgccgcccgccgggtGCTGCCGGACGACACCAGCCTCGTCACCAGG GTGAGCGTGGCGGGGACAGCGGGGCAGGCCCTGGCCTGGGAGACCTTCGCC ACCttccagctggcactggctgcctttgctgctgccgACGGGGCGGCCCCCCAGGGCGGGCTGGTCCTGGGCAGCGCCGTGGCCGCCGGCGCCCTGGCCGCG GGGCCGTTCTCGGGGGGCAGCATGAACCCAGCACGCTCGCTGGGGCCAGCCATCGTCACTGGCATCTGGGACGACCACTGG GTATACTGGTTGGGCCCGGTGCTGGGCGCAGTGCTGGCCGGGCTCGCCTACGAGTTTGTCTTCGCCCCCGGTGCCTCCCGGGAGAAGCTGGGTGCTTGCCTTGCCTGCCGGGACGTGGCACTGGTGGAGACCACCAGCCCATCCCGCTCATCGCCTTCTGCCTGCGGCCCCCCGGTCCCCCTGGCCGAGCGGGGCCAGGACATGGCCTGA